One window of the Pseudochaenichthys georgianus chromosome 21, fPseGeo1.2, whole genome shotgun sequence genome contains the following:
- the LOC117466499 gene encoding electrogenic aspartate/glutamate antiporter SLC25A12, mitochondrial-like isoform X2 has product MTPGDFVQKYLGLHAQSQHNPKTVELIAGVADTTKDGLISFQEFLAFESVLCAPDALFIVAFQLFDKTGTGDISFENVRDIFSQTTVHHHITFNWDCEFIKLHFGHERKKRLSYSEFTQFLQELQLEHARQAFSQKDKNKSGTITALDFSDIMATIRHHMLTPFVEENLVSAAGGSTSHMVSFSYFNAFNALLNNMELIRKIYSTLAGTHRDTHVTKEEFVHAANKFGQITPMEIAILYQLAGLHTHSGRLNHADIERIAPLEEGDMPYHLAETQRQHPRETSRPIWLQAAESAYRFSLGSIAGATGATAVYPIDLVKTRMQNQRSTSSFVGELMYKNSFDCAKKVLRYEGFFGFYRGLLPQLIGVAPEKAIKLTMNDLIRDKFTTDDNSIVLPAEILAGGCAGASQVIFTNPLEIVKIRLQVAGEITTGPRVGAMTVLRDLGFFGLYKGAKACFLRDIPFSAIYFPVYAHTKAMLADEDGSLGALQLLTAGAIAGIPAASLVTPADVIKTRLQVAARAGQTSYSGVIDCFRKILKEEGFRAFWKGTGARVCRSSPQFGVTLVTYELLQRWLDVDFGGHRPAGSEHTHKPTVPDLPSVTADHVGGYHLAAATFAGVERKFGLHLPKFKPSEEETIKPAVPVTEPEAS; this is encoded by the exons ACTGATCTCTTTCCAGGAGTTTCTGGCCTTTGAATCAGTCCTCTGTGCCCCGGATGCTCTGTTCATAGTTGCCTTTCAGTTGTTTGACAAGACGGGCACAGGCGACATCTCTTTTG AAAATGTACGTGACATCTTCAGCCAGACCACAGTTCATCACCACATTACCTTCAACTGGGACTGTGAGTTCATCAAGCTTCACTTTGGCCATGAAAGGAAAAAGAGACTCAGCTACTCAGAGTTCACCCAGTTTCTGCAG gagctgcagttGGAGCATGCCCGCCAGGCGTTTTCACAAAAAGACAAGAACAAAAGTGGCACCATTACTGCTTTGGACTTCAGCGACATCATGGCCACCATCAGACACCACATGCTGACTCCATTTGTAGAGGAGAACCTGGTTTCA GCTGCAGGAGGCAGCACCTCCCACATGGTGAGCTTCTCCTACTTCAATGCCTTCAACGCCCTCCTCAACAACATGGAGCTGATTCGCAAGATTTACAGCACCCTCGCTGGCActcacagagacacacatgttacCAAAG AGGAGTTTGTTCATGCTGCCAATAAGTTTGGTCAAATCACTCCGATGGAGATTGCCATCCTGTATCAGCTCGCTGGTCTCCACACTCACTCCGG GCGGCTGAACCATGCAGACATCGAGAGGATAGCCCCGTTGGAGGAAGGAGACATGCCTTACCACCTAGCAGAGACCCAGAGACAG CACCCTCGCGAAACGTCTCGGCCCATCTGGCTCCAGGCTGCAGAGTCTGCCTACAGGTTTTCTCTGGGCTCAATCGCTGGAG cGACCGGTGCCACGGCTGTGTACCCCATCGACCTGGTGAAGACGCGCATGCAGAACCAGCGCTCCACAAGCTCCTTCGTAGGAGAGCTGATGTACAAGAACAGCTTCGACTGCGCAAAGAAAGTGCTCCGCTACGAGGGCTTCTTCGGATTCTACAGAG GTCTGCTCCCGCAGCTCATCGGCGTCGCCCCGGAGAAAGCTATCAAACTCACG ATGAATGATTTGATCAGAGACAAGTTCACCACAGACGATAATTCCATCGTTCTGCCTGCAGAGATTCTCGCTGGTGGATGT GCTGGAGCTTCCCAGGTGATTTTCACCAATCCTCTGGAGATCGTTAAGATCCGTCTGCAGGTGGCTGGAGAGATCACCACGGGCCCCAGGGTCGGAGCCATGACTGTTTTGAGAGACCTGGGCTTCTTTGGCCTCTACAAG GGAGCCAAAGCATGCTTCCTGCGTGACATCCCCTTCTCCGCCATCTACTTTCCTGTTTATGCCCACACCAAGGCGATGCTGGCAGATGAGGACGGAAGCCTTGGGGCTCTCCAGCTGCTCACCGCTGGAGCCATCGCAG GTATCCCGGCGGCTTCGCTGGTGACCCCTGCTGATGTCATCAAGACCAGGCTCCAGGTGGCGGCCCGAGCCGGCCAGACGTCCTACAGCGGGGTGATCGACTGCTTCAGGAAGATCCTCAAGGAGGAAGGTTTCAGGGCGTTTTGGAAGGGCACAGgag CTCGAGTCTGCAGATCTTCACCGCAGTTTGGTGTAACCCTGGTGACCTACGAACTGTTACAGAGATGGCTCGACGTGGACTTTGGAGGACA tcGCCCTGCCGGCTCTGAGCACACTCACAAACCGACAGTCCCCGACCTCCCCTCGGTGACGGCGGACCATGTGGGCGGCTACCATCTGGCTGCTGCAACCTTTGCCGGCGTGGAGAGGAAGTTTGGTCTGCACCTGCCCAAGTTCAAGCCTTCTGAAGAGGAGACAATCAAACCAGCGGTGCCTGTAACGGAGCCGGAAGCTTCATAA